The Chrysemys picta bellii isolate R12L10 chromosome 16, ASM1138683v2, whole genome shotgun sequence DNA window GGGGattattcaccccccccccccgcgcctcccCGCTCCGCCAATCCctggttccctcccccccccactcattAAATGTCCTCGCTCCAGTGCCCAgccgggggaagagggggaggtggcTGGTGACACAGGccggtgtccccccccccccgcctccccccggaGCCCCAGCGGCGAAGGGTGACATTTGCCGGGTTCACTcggctgctgcctggctggaaaAAAGCCCCCGGGTGGAGAGAAGCggcggtggggcggggggggggctcatgCGCGAGTGGCAGGAGCTGGccacagagccagggagagaacccaggagtcctggctcccagcccccctgctctaaccaccagcccccactcccctcccagagccagggagagaacccaggagtcctggctcccagcccgcccctgctctaacccaccagcccccactcccctcccagagccggggagagaacccaggagtcctggctcccagcccccctgctctgacccaccagcccccactcccctccccgagccggggagagaacccaggagtcctggctcccagcccccctgctctgacccaccagcccccactcccctccccgagccggggagagaactcaggagtcctggctcccagcccccctgctctaacccaccagcccccactccccttcccgaGCCGGGGAGagtacccaggagtcctggctcccagccccccctgctctgacccaccagccccctctcccctcccagagctggggagagaacccaggagtcctggctcccagcccccctgctctgacccaccagcccccactcccctccccgagccggggagagaacccaggagtcctggctcccagcccccctgctctgacccaccagcccccactcccctccccgagccagggagagaacccaggagtcctggctcccagcccccctgctctgacccaccagcccccactcccctccccgagccggggagagaactcaggagtcctggctcccagcccccctgctctaacccaccagcccccactcccctccccgagccggggagagtacccaggagtcctggctcccagccccccctgctctgacccaccagcccccactcccctcccagagccggggagagaacccaggagtcctggctcccagccccctccactgAGGCAGGATCTAGTCCCTCGTtgagcagggctccgggggccgggAGGGGAGTAACGGGGGCGGGATCAGTAGGGCCTGGGGTGGTAATCACAGAAAGACAGGGAGAGAAGGGCTGAaaccgtggggggggggcgcacatgGGGGGGAGCAGAAGGacctggggggagagaggaggaggtggggggaggggaacagcgggggggggggcggaggggaaaaGCGAGGAGGACGCACCGCTCCGCTGCTTTGCTAGGACGGGCGCTCAAGGTTGCATTTTGCGGCGGTATTTTTAGCCACCTGGCGGCCACTGGCAGCGCAGCGCAAAGGGGGGTGCGGAGTTGTCAACCCcagcttggtgtgtgtgtgtggtgtcatTCGGGGTGTCACATCCTGACAAAAGGGAGAACGAGAATGTGCAGCTAGGCCcctgggggaaactgagtcacggagcAGACAAaaaagccaggagtcctggctcccagcccccccttctcTAATCCtttgaccccactcccctcccagagctggggagagaacccaggagtcctggctctcagccctccctgctctgacccaccagcccccactcccctcccagagccggggagagaacccaggagtcctggctctcagccctccctgctctgacccaccagcccccacttccctcccagagccggggagagaacccaggagtcctggctcccagccccccctgctctgacccaccagcccccactcccctcccagagccggggagagaacccaggagtcctggctcccagccccccctgctctaacccaccagcccccactcatctcccagagctggggagagaacccaggagtcctggctctcagccctccctgctctgacccacccgcccctgctcccctcccagagccggggagagaacccaggtgtccgggacgGAAGCAATTTATGGGCACGTCCCTTGCATCAAATTTTCATCAGTCTCACACTGCGCTCACGTTGTCCTGCTGCCAGCTGGCCGGGGCGTCATGTGTCGGGTCCCAGTGCCCGCGCTGGCCCCTGCTGGCCATGACGGGGGCACACCGGGCCAGCCAGGCCTTGTGCGGACGAGGGGTCCCCCTgtaaccagccgccccgccccagaggtggccgcatctcagcgccgggcgaggggtccctgggtagccagctgccccagaggtccacacccaccctgccccatgcAGTCAACCCCCCTGGCTCCCCCGCTGAAGCCCCATCCCCAGGCTTGTACTTAGCCAGGAGATCAGACCCGGCacagagatgcagccacctctggggcggggctgcTAGTGACACGGGGACCTCTCGCCTggcgctgagatgcggccacctctgggcagggggctggttacacagggacccctcgcctggcgctgagatgcgcccacctctggggcgagCGGCTGGTtaccggggacccctcgcccggcgctgagatggaGCCACGTCTGGGGCGGGGTAGCCGGTTGCAAAGGGACCCCTCACCCAGCGcagagatgcgcccacctctggggcggagtTTAACAGCGATATTTGTCAAGCGTTCAGGACAGGAACCATGGCGGAATTGGGCCTGGGccggcaggccgggccggggatTTCAGGAGGAGGGACGGCCCAGCGCCTGCTGGGATTCTGCCCGGATGCAGGGGTTCAGAGCCCGACTTTTGGGAGAAAATCCAGACGGGTTTTAGAGATTATGGGTGAGACGTGAGATTGAGGATTATGAGTCATCGAGACTCACCACTGCGGGctgggggggcgcctcctgctgagccccccaccccgcagcatAGCAGCTCTCTGCCAGGCTCGTTGGTTAGGGGAGggaaggacggggggggggggggggggccttgaAACTGACTTTTCTGGCTCGGTCTTGAAACCGGAGCCATTTGTATCCCGATCTGCATATGCAAATTCAGCCGCTTCATTTGCCAAGCCAGAGAGAGTCAATGACTGAAGCTATAAGCGGATCAGGATcgtaattccccccccccccccccccgtcagccATTGGCTTCGCCCTGattgccaggccctgccccccccccccagctctgccggtgcccctcactcccgacccgcagtccctgccagcccggccctgcccccccccgctctgccggtgcccctcactcccgacccgcagcccctgccagtccggccctgcccccccccgctctgccggtgcccctcactcccgacccgcagcccctgccagtccgtccctgcccccccagctctgccggtgcccctcaccccgacccgtagcccctgctagcccggccctgccccccccagctctgccggtgcccctcactcccgacccgcagcccctgctagcccggccctgcccccccagctctgccggtgaccctcactcccgacccgcagcccctgctagcccagccctgtaaCACAGTGGCCCACCGAGCACCTTCGAATTTACTTTTTATTATCTACAGCTCAAGTCGGAAAAAATGAAACATCTCTTTCCCGCACAGGCCCGGGGAATCCCGCTGTACAGATGCAGCTGCCACCCCGCCTCGCACCCCCCACCGATCGGCCCATTCCTTCCATCAgggacaacacacacacacacaccccgcttccCCCAAATGACAGAGGGACGAAAAACTACCCGCAAAAATCACTCACTTTCCCCTTCTACCAAATTGCTCTGCGCCCCCACGTTTAACAGGGGGCATTTGGCTGGGGCCGCAGCCTCTGGTAGCCCCTGattccccacccacagccccccgctGTCCCCCCCCAAACATATCCGATGCCTACACCGCTAAACCCCAGAGAACCTCAAACTTTTTGAGGGGTGCAGTCCAGCTGTTCACTCCCCAGTACTGATTTTGGGGGCCCAGTGGAAAGATTCAATAGCCCCTCATTTGGAGGTTCCCTGCCCACGGGTATCCAACACCCCAAGTTTCCAGCAGTCAATGCTCCCCCCAAAACGGGATCAAGCTCTCAGCGGAAAGACCACAGCTAATATTTTGGGGCTCCCAGGCCACTGAAAAGAACTGACTGGCATCCCACTCCCCTATAATTCTGGGGTCCCCGCTCCGAtttcccctaccagccccccCAAAATATAGAGGTTCCACCATCTGAAAGTCCTCCCATGGTACAAGGCCCCCGCCGGACTGATAGTCACCCCAAAAATGCTCTGTCTCCCCTGTAACCAAATAGATCCAGAGCCCCCCCAACAATACATTCATCCTGGGGTTCTCTTGGAtccgctcctccctccccccaattcctgATTGTCTTTGGCACATTTAAATGGCAAAAAAATCAGTAGTCCAAGATAAAGTCTTAGTAGTCCTAAGCTGTCTGGGAAACGTAGATTTTCATTACAGGAGGAGGCAGGCAACCTCCAACCCCCCCAACAGAGTGGGGAtatagagaacccaggagtcctggctcccagaccccctgctctaacccaccagcccccactcccctcccagagcagcaggagacagattgacccccccacacacacacaccaccacctaCTCCTCAACAGCCGACCCCGCGTCTGGCCCCCTGCCCAACTTGGTGGCCATCTTGACCCTCTCCACCGCTTGCCGCAGGTGCCCAGCCGGGTCCCCTCTGACGGCGGCCACCGCGTGGGCCAGGCCCAGCTCCAAGCCCCCCGCCAACCTGTCACAGCCCGGCAGGAAGTAGTGTGGGCAGGCCCCGGCCCCCAGGCCGGCGGCCATGTCGTCCAGCAGGCCCAGCAGGCAATGGGCGGCGTTCTCCTCCCGGCCCAGGTAGCGGGCGGGCAGGCGCTCGCAGGCCCAGAGCACCAGGGTCCAGAGGTGATACGGCCCCACccgcctgccccaggccccgccgaGGGCGGCCCGGGCGGCCCGGTAAGCCTGGAGCAACGGGGGCGGCACCGCCTTCTTGAGATGGAGCTCGCTCCGGGAGAAGGACAGACGCCAAGCCAGGCCCGAGGTGTCTACCAGACCTGAAGCCTCGCACCAAGCCGGGCCCGAGGCCTCCACCGGGCCTGAAGCCTCACGCCAAGCCGGGCCCGAGGCCTCCACCGGGCCCGAAGCCTCACGCCAAGCCGGGCCCGAGGCCTCCACCGGGCCCGAAGCCTCACGCCAAGCCGGGCCCGAGGCCTCCACCGGGCCCGAAGCCTCACGCCAAGCCAGGCCCGAGGCCTCCACCGGGCCCGAAGCCTCACGCCAAGCCGGGCCTGAAGCCGCCACAGGGACTGAGGCCTCATATGAAGCTGGGCCCGAGTCCTCCACCGGGCCCGAGGCCTCATGCCCAGccaagccagagccaggcaggaggTAGAAGCCCCCGGCCACGTCCTCCTCCCTCAGCTTGCCGTCCCAGAAATGGCTGCGGCCCAGCCACTCGCGTGCTGCCGCCGGCCACCCCTGGAAGGCCACCACGGGCAACACGTCGTAGAGCACCCGCACCTCGCCATGGCTCAGGAGCAGGGTCACGAGGCCGCCCTGGCCGGCCACCCGCTCCACCGCCGGCCCCCCTCGGCGCGGGGCGGCCCGGGCCCGGTCCGCCACAGTGCCCAAGGCCTGGGAGAACCAGGCCGAGACCAGGCCCGGGGCGAGGTAGGCCTCGTTGCCGTGGTGACGGCAGCAGTCGGCCCAGCGGTGGCAGGCCTCGGCCCCGAAGGGGGCTAGCgccagccaggcgtggcccggcggGCACCGGCGCAGGTCCAGGGTGACGGGGCAGCCGCGGGCTTGGAGGATGGGCACCAGGAGGGTGTAGTCAGCGTCGTAGTCGGCCCCCGGGGCCAAGCAgcccaggacgcctgggtccacGTCCACCGTGCCCTGGCGGGCCCCGCCAGAAAGAAGGAGGTATTCGTTGGCCAACGGGAGCCTCCCGTCCACCTGCTGCACAAGacctggcaggagagaggacgAGGTGCTAGGAAAAAAGGAACCGaggtgtctagggttaccatattttgtgcctccgaaaggaggacactccacggggccccggccccgcccacgcccccgccccaactccgccccttccccaaagtctccgccccctcccctgcttcccgcgaacatttgattcgcgggaagcctgaagcaggtaagagaggtgtggggggaggaggcgcggcccagtctggcccccccggcctctccagcctgggtcggctcgggccctggggtgccggccccaggcccggccgagcacccccggcctgcccagcactgccgccccccccccccgggcccctggccgagcacccccggcaccgcaccgccggtccccagcccggccctcggcaccgctgtcccggcccccggcaccgccggcccggcccccgagcccccggcccggcaccgcaccgccggcccggcccccgagcacccgcacggccagcccgcatgtc harbors:
- the TMEM102 gene encoding transmembrane protein 102, which produces MTSPEGGAAPRPAQPLTDLDFHSGARIAELNQLVQELSKRMARDPGVQELVVLKDFVFSLLGLVQQVDGRLPLANEYLLLSGGARQGTVDVDPGVLGCLAPGADYDADYTLLVPILQARGCPVTLDLRRCPPGHAWLALAPFGAEACHRWADCCRHHGNEAYLAPGLVSAWFSQALGTVADRARAAPRRGGPAVERVAGQGGLVTLLLSHGEVRVLYDVLPVVAFQGWPAAAREWLGRSHFWDGKLREEDVAGGFYLLPGSGLAGHEASGPVEDSGPASYEASVPVAASGPAWREASGPVEASGLAWREASGPVEASGPAWREASGPVEASGPAWREASGPVEASGPAWREASGPVEASGPAWCEASGLVDTSGLAWRLSFSRSELHLKKAVPPPLLQAYRAARAALGGAWGRRVGPYHLWTLVLWACERLPARYLGREENAAHCLLGLLDDMAAGLGAGACPHYFLPGCDRLAGGLELGLAHAVAAVRGDPAGHLRQAVERVKMATKLGRGPDAGSAVEE